In one Agathobacter rectalis ATCC 33656 genomic region, the following are encoded:
- a CDS encoding DUF1847 domain-containing protein yields MSCIDCAVKNCNKMDKTYPDFCLTTHMDEEVLNEAMECYNEDENRKVTIAAAEVEYENYCKHTRVEEIMDFAKKINAKKIGIATCVGLLKESRILADILRRHGFEVYGVGCKAGTQKKTSVGIPECCEGVGVNMCNPILQAKLLNKAKTDLNVVVGLCVGHDSLFYKYSEALTTTAVTKDRVLGHNPVAALYTADSYYSKLKKSEEE; encoded by the coding sequence ATGTCCTGTATCGACTGCGCAGTAAAAAACTGCAACAAAATGGATAAAACCTATCCGGATTTCTGTCTGACAACACACATGGATGAAGAAGTTCTAAATGAAGCTATGGAATGCTACAATGAAGACGAGAACCGCAAAGTAACAATCGCTGCAGCTGAAGTAGAGTATGAGAATTACTGCAAACATACCCGTGTCGAAGAAATCATGGATTTTGCAAAGAAGATTAATGCGAAAAAGATCGGGATCGCAACCTGTGTCGGATTGTTGAAAGAAAGCCGTATCCTGGCAGATATCCTGCGCAGACATGGCTTTGAGGTGTATGGTGTCGGCTGTAAAGCCGGAACACAGAAGAAGACATCGGTCGGCATCCCGGAATGCTGCGAAGGTGTCGGTGTGAATATGTGTAATCCGATCCTGCAGGCAAAGCTTCTGAACAAGGCGAAGACGGACCTGAATGTTGTGGTCGGACTTTGTGTGGGGCATGACAGTCTGTTTTACAAATATTCCGAGGCACTGACTACGACAGCAGTGACGAAAGACCGTGTATTGGGGCATAATCCTGTGGCGGCGCTTTATACTGCGGATAGTTATTATTCGAAGTTGAAGAAGAGTGAAGAAGAGTAA
- a CDS encoding GH32 C-terminal domain-containing protein: MRINLKKSTADKIKLNLRMSQGKKTEILFDLKRAEAYFDRNNSDGWSKGVARCPLNFVLIFLYSINNLFFLTIHRFLLLPLQSPPLFTYVINTVRFIYHVNFIELISFVYRIIFLNNLFN; the protein is encoded by the coding sequence ATGCGGATAAATCTGAAAAAATCAACTGCAGACAAGATTAAGCTGAACTTAAGAATGTCACAGGGAAAGAAGACAGAGATCCTATTTGATCTGAAGAGAGCGGAAGCATATTTTGACCGTAATAATTCCGATGGCTGGAGTAAAGGAGTCGCAAGATGTCCATTGAATTTTGTTCTAATTTTTCTCTACTCCATTAATAACTTATTTTTTTTAACAATCCATCGTTTTCTACTACTACCTTTGCAATCACCTCCCCTTTTCACATATGTAATAAATACCGTTCGTTTCATATACCACGTCAATTTCATTGAGCTGATATCTTTTGTATATAGAATTATTTTCTTGAACAATTTGTTTAATTAA
- a CDS encoding hydroxyacid dehydrogenase: MKFVMTQAVCPEGMQLLDGIADVYVADNQDPNNYLDEMRDAAALIVRIAKCDANAIENSPKLKVIGRTGVGYDSVDVKKATELGIPVVITPGANNRSVAEHAVAMIFALSKNLIEAQNEMCKGNWEIRGAKKAFELERKTVGILGLGAIGRETAKICKGCGMRIAAYDPFMTKEQVEGYGAKYYEDYVELLKDSDVVSIHVPLTDQTRNMISKKELSVMKPTALIINCSRGGIINEADLVEALNNGVIAGAGTDVFCSEPPKTDDPLLNCRNLIVSPHSAAQTREAVIKMAQMCIKGCLAVVEGKKWPYVADKSVYEHEKWKGADWAEI, translated from the coding sequence ATGAAGTTTGTAATGACACAGGCTGTATGCCCTGAAGGAATGCAGCTTTTAGATGGAATAGCTGATGTATATGTAGCTGACAATCAGGATCCGAACAATTATCTTGACGAGATGAGGGATGCAGCTGCTCTTATTGTAAGAATTGCAAAATGTGATGCAAATGCTATAGAAAACAGCCCGAAGCTCAAGGTAATTGGACGTACAGGCGTAGGATATGATTCGGTTGATGTAAAAAAAGCAACAGAGCTTGGTATCCCGGTGGTCATCACACCGGGAGCCAACAACAGAAGTGTTGCTGAGCATGCGGTAGCAATGATTTTTGCATTGTCAAAGAATCTTATCGAGGCACAGAACGAGATGTGCAAAGGAAACTGGGAAATCCGTGGAGCAAAGAAGGCTTTCGAGCTTGAGAGAAAGACAGTCGGAATCCTTGGGCTTGGAGCAATCGGAAGAGAAACAGCCAAAATCTGCAAAGGCTGCGGAATGAGAATTGCAGCGTATGATCCTTTTATGACAAAAGAGCAGGTAGAAGGCTATGGTGCTAAATATTATGAAGATTATGTGGAGCTGTTAAAGGACAGCGATGTGGTATCAATCCATGTACCGCTCACAGATCAGACCAGGAACATGATCTCAAAGAAGGAGCTTTCTGTTATGAAGCCGACGGCACTTATAATAAACTGCAGCCGTGGAGGAATCATCAACGAAGCAGATCTCGTAGAAGCATTAAATAACGGAGTTATCGCCGGTGCGGGAACAGACGTATTCTGCAGCGAGCCACCAAAAACAGATGATCCGTTATTGAACTGCAGAAATCTTATCGTAAGTCCGCACTCAGCAGCCCAGACAAGAGAGGCAGTTATCAAGATGGCACAGATGTGTATCAAGGGCTGTCTGGCAGTCGTAGAGGGTAAAAAGTGGCCATATGTAGCCGACAAGTCAGTATATGAGCACGAGAAATGGAAGGGTGCTGACTGGGCAGAGATTTAA
- the pdxA gene encoding 4-hydroxythreonine-4-phosphate dehydrogenase PdxA: protein MKKPIIGITMGDPAGNGSEISVKALSRSEIYEQCRPVIIGDAACMEEAVKIAGKEGQIKIHAINDIKAAKFEYGTIDVYDMNLVNMDRHIFGKVSKMCGEAAFQYVVKVIELAQSGEIDATVTNALNKEAINMAGHHYSGHTEIYAEYTHTDKYTMMLAHEDLRVVHVSTHVSLRQACDKVKKDRVLEVIRIANDACKAIGIENPKIGVAGLNPHCGENGLFGTEEIEEIQPAIDEAMAEGINIPEKKPTPPDSIFSKAIGGWYDIVVAMYHDQGHIPLKVKGFVYNKELKKWDAVAGVNVTLGIPVIRVSVDHGTGFDLAGKGESNELSLVNSIDYATKLAVNKK, encoded by the coding sequence ATGAAAAAGCCAATTATCGGAATTACAATGGGAGATCCTGCAGGAAACGGTTCTGAGATTTCAGTAAAAGCGTTATCAAGATCGGAAATATATGAGCAGTGTCGTCCGGTGATTATCGGTGATGCTGCATGCATGGAAGAGGCAGTAAAAATCGCAGGAAAAGAAGGACAAATAAAGATTCATGCGATTAACGATATTAAAGCTGCAAAGTTTGAGTACGGAACGATTGATGTGTACGACATGAATCTTGTGAACATGGACAGACACATATTCGGAAAAGTATCAAAGATGTGTGGAGAGGCTGCTTTTCAGTATGTCGTAAAGGTAATAGAGCTTGCGCAGAGCGGCGAGATTGACGCAACTGTCACAAATGCCTTAAATAAAGAGGCAATAAATATGGCAGGACATCATTATTCGGGACATACAGAGATTTATGCAGAGTACACCCATACAGACAAGTACACAATGATGCTTGCGCACGAGGATTTGAGGGTTGTACACGTATCGACGCATGTTTCTCTCAGGCAGGCATGTGACAAGGTAAAGAAGGACAGAGTCCTTGAAGTTATAAGAATTGCAAATGATGCCTGCAAGGCGATAGGCATTGAGAATCCAAAGATTGGTGTGGCAGGTCTTAACCCACACTGCGGAGAAAACGGACTGTTTGGAACAGAGGAAATTGAGGAAATCCAGCCGGCAATAGATGAGGCAATGGCAGAAGGAATCAATATTCCTGAGAAAAAACCGACACCGCCTGACAGCATATTCTCTAAGGCAATCGGAGGCTGGTATGATATAGTTGTAGCAATGTACCATGATCAGGGACATATTCCTCTGAAGGTTAAAGGTTTTGTATACAACAAAGAATTAAAGAAATGGGATGCGGTAGCAGGTGTAAATGTAACACTCGGAATTCCTGTAATAAGGGTATCGGTAGACCATGGTACAGGCTTTGACCTTGCAGGAAAAGGCGAATCGAATGAGTTAAGCCTTGTAAATTCAATTGACTATGCGACAAAGCTTGCAGTAAACAAAAAATAG
- the dapA gene encoding 4-hydroxy-tetrahydrodipicolinate synthase produces the protein MKQTELKGIITPILTPMNADESINTDELRTQIDRLIDGGVHGIFPFGTNGEGYILNEKEKCEVLEAAIDQVKGRVPVYAGSGCISTQDTIRMSKEAEKLGADVLSIITPSFAVASQKELYDHYVEVAKHVDTPIVLYNIPARTGNKLLPETVKKLAKDVDLIIGAKDSSGDWDNLKAYITETRELDKKFYVLSGNDSLILPALKEGGVGGIAGCSNVYPHVLSSIYNLFKEGKLEEAEAAQDSIASFRAVFKYGNPNTVVKKAVAMLGYPVGDCRRPFNYLCDEGVEALAKVLKENADKGMN, from the coding sequence ATGAAACAGACAGAATTAAAAGGAATTATTACACCAATTTTAACACCAATGAACGCAGATGAGAGCATCAACACTGACGAGCTCAGAACACAGATTGACAGACTTATCGATGGCGGTGTGCACGGAATTTTCCCATTTGGAACAAACGGTGAAGGATATATCTTAAATGAAAAAGAAAAATGCGAAGTCCTTGAAGCTGCAATTGATCAGGTAAAAGGAAGAGTACCTGTATATGCTGGATCAGGTTGCATTTCAACACAGGATACTATCAGGATGAGCAAGGAGGCAGAAAAGCTCGGAGCTGACGTCCTTTCAATAATCACTCCAAGCTTTGCGGTTGCGTCACAGAAGGAGTTATACGATCACTATGTAGAGGTTGCCAAACATGTAGATACTCCAATTGTTCTTTACAATATTCCTGCCCGTACAGGAAACAAGCTGCTTCCTGAGACAGTAAAGAAGCTTGCAAAGGATGTTGACCTTATCATCGGTGCTAAGGATTCAAGCGGTGACTGGGATAACTTAAAGGCATATATCACAGAGACACGTGAACTTGACAAGAAGTTCTATGTATTATCAGGAAATGATTCACTCATTCTTCCTGCGTTAAAAGAAGGCGGAGTCGGAGGAATAGCAGGATGCTCAAATGTTTATCCACATGTGCTTTCATCCATCTACAACCTTTTCAAAGAGGGCAAGCTTGAGGAGGCAGAGGCAGCACAGGATTCTATTGCAAGCTTCAGAGCTGTATTCAAATACGGCAATCCTAACACAGTTGTTAAAAAAGCGGTTGCTATGCTCGGATATCCTGTTGGCGATTGCAGACGTCCATTCAACTATCTGTGCGATGAGGGTGTGGAAGCGCTTGCAAAGGTATTAAAAGAGAATGCTGACAAAGGAATGAACTAA
- a CDS encoding tyrosine-type recombinase/integrase: MYKDIFESIRNEAEKRNLRERTIQLYCSDVSYFLRWIGKNVSDLTLEDAESFLTAKRLEGRSPETHNHYRSAIKFLYKKVLKTVWDDDTVPAMKRERNLPAVLSRDEINAIIDATPNLKHKAIIATMYSSGLRVSEVVHLHYDDISRTNMTIHVRETKGRIDRYTILSQKNLDLLTEYWYKCGRPKDILFPSSWTGGYLDITGVNQFFKKSAKLAGITRHVSSHACRHSFASHLFESGTDIKYIQSLLGHVDPRSTDVYLHVSNKTLLGIRSPFDNPEGGES; this comes from the coding sequence ATGTATAAAGATATTTTTGAATCTATCCGCAATGAAGCGGAAAAACGTAACCTGCGTGAAAGAACTATTCAACTGTATTGCTCTGATGTCAGTTACTTCCTTCGTTGGATTGGAAAAAACGTTTCTGATCTTACGCTTGAAGATGCGGAAAGTTTTCTTACAGCCAAACGTCTGGAAGGAAGGTCTCCTGAAACTCACAATCACTATCGGTCTGCAATAAAGTTCTTATATAAAAAGGTGCTGAAGACTGTCTGGGATGATGACACTGTTCCAGCTATGAAAAGAGAGCGCAATCTTCCTGCTGTTCTGTCCCGCGATGAAATAAATGCAATCATTGATGCCACTCCGAATCTGAAACATAAAGCGATTATTGCAACTATGTATTCTTCTGGATTACGTGTATCGGAGGTCGTTCATCTCCATTATGATGACATTTCCCGTACCAACATGACAATTCATGTTCGTGAAACCAAAGGCAGAATTGACAGGTATACGATTCTGTCTCAAAAAAATTTAGACCTTCTCACTGAGTATTGGTACAAATGTGGTCGCCCTAAAGATATCCTTTTTCCAAGTTCCTGGACCGGTGGATATCTTGATATAACCGGTGTTAACCAGTTCTTTAAGAAAAGTGCTAAACTCGCCGGCATTACCCGTCATGTTTCCTCTCATGCGTGCCGTCATAGTTTTGCCAGCCACTTATTCGAAAGTGGCACAGATATAAAATATATCCAGTCACTTCTGGGACATGTTGATCCTCGCTCTACAGATGTTTACCTTCATGTGAGCAACAAGACACTTCTTGGTATCCGCAGCCCGTTCGACAACCCGGAAGGTGGTGAATCATGA
- a CDS encoding iron-containing alcohol dehydrogenase translates to MSYQIKIPSCIFGGAGSIENVKAVIEKENAKKVIIFTDKGIRSTGLLDLLTDILEENKTEYQVFDDLACEPSYQDVEKVMKEVENTSGDLIIAIGGGSVMDAAKLCCVLKDADYTIKDLLNDPMLAKKQIKTVMIPTTCGTGSEATCNAIVAVPEEQSKKGIVNDSMIPDYVVLDSNMIRKLPKSIVAATGVDALAHVVECFTSKKATPFSDTYAAAGAKLIFHNIREAYNNPDNMEAKSNMMTGAFYGGVAITGSGTTAVHALSYPLGGKYHIAHGVSNAILFAHVMEFNKDACSKRLAILCDAVYPELAGKSEDEKAQYMIDQIADIVKVTNIPTDLKEFGVKPEDLDFLVDAGSKQQRLLVNNMKELSLDDIRNIYLKVLK, encoded by the coding sequence ATGAGTTATCAGATTAAAATTCCGTCATGTATCTTTGGCGGAGCAGGAAGCATTGAGAATGTGAAAGCGGTAATAGAAAAAGAGAATGCAAAAAAAGTAATAATTTTTACTGATAAAGGCATTCGCTCAACAGGACTTTTAGATCTGCTGACAGACATTCTTGAGGAAAACAAGACAGAGTATCAGGTATTTGATGATCTTGCTTGTGAACCATCATATCAGGATGTTGAAAAGGTTATGAAGGAAGTGGAGAACACATCAGGTGATCTTATCATAGCAATCGGTGGGGGAAGCGTTATGGATGCAGCAAAGCTTTGCTGCGTATTAAAAGATGCAGACTATACTATAAAAGATTTGCTCAATGATCCGATGCTTGCAAAGAAACAGATTAAGACGGTTATGATTCCGACAACATGCGGAACAGGATCTGAGGCAACCTGCAATGCAATCGTTGCGGTTCCGGAGGAACAGTCAAAGAAAGGAATTGTAAATGACAGTATGATTCCGGACTATGTGGTATTGGATTCGAATATGATCAGAAAGCTTCCAAAATCAATTGTGGCAGCAACAGGTGTAGATGCATTGGCCCATGTGGTTGAGTGCTTCACCTCAAAGAAAGCAACACCGTTTTCCGATACCTATGCAGCAGCCGGAGCCAAGCTTATTTTCCATAATATCAGGGAAGCTTATAACAATCCGGACAATATGGAAGCAAAAAGCAATATGATGACCGGAGCCTTCTATGGCGGAGTCGCAATTACAGGAAGCGGAACAACAGCAGTTCATGCGCTTTCATATCCACTGGGAGGCAAATATCACATTGCTCACGGTGTATCAAATGCCATACTTTTTGCACATGTTATGGAATTTAACAAGGACGCATGCAGCAAGAGACTTGCAATACTTTGCGATGCTGTTTACCCTGAGCTTGCAGGAAAATCTGAGGATGAGAAAGCACAGTACATGATCGATCAGATTGCTGACATTGTAAAGGTTACAAACATTCCAACAGATTTAAAGGAATTCGGTGTTAAGCCGGAGGACCTGGATTTCCTTGTTGATGCCGGAAGCAAACAGCAGAGACTTCTTGTAAACAATATGAAAGAATTAAGTCTTGACGATATCAGAAACATATATCTTAAGGTGTTAAAATAA
- a CDS encoding sigma-54-dependent Fis family transcriptional regulator: MQKTKILAVAPYEGMADILTDIAQSRDDIALTVQTGDLFTGRDIAMQLAHKNYDVIISRGGTAELIQSAVELPVIDISISVYDILLSIKLAESYNGKFVIAGFPGITANAHLLCDLLQYDIDIITFKDSADAVNHLKKAKENGCTLVLCDVTGARAAKDIGLNYNLVTSGRESIENAVAEAVKLVHSSNYVHKQKDLFQSLLTEDDREFLIYSPAGTLWFSSIAIDEMNTSLMNFVQTYIKSFLKVPNQTVSHQIRDNVYTLYNRHLIYEDQKYTAITICKSPALTAEDDPGFQIYNIDNTSSNDFADAYNGTGKAGKIAQIVEEYAKSHLPVLILGENGTGKGKAASLIYKQSNYKHAPFYSIDCSLIKERKWHSLLNNENSPLNEVDSTVFFEKADALSLEQIGDLFQYIDQTKLCTRMRLIVSLSTNNSNQPAFATIRTFMENHLSCLTLNLPPLRERIDDFSGITALYLHRFNVSLGKQIIGFDVEAMEKMLSYNWPNNLDQLQHVLKELVTITKTPYISCDTVEAILKQEPDYGRVFDDSVKFDGTLDEINYQIILQVLHEEHDNKEKTARRLGISRSTLWRILKNNN, encoded by the coding sequence ATGCAGAAAACCAAGATTCTTGCAGTCGCCCCTTACGAGGGCATGGCTGACATACTTACCGATATAGCACAGTCGCGCGATGACATTGCTCTTACGGTCCAGACCGGCGATCTGTTCACCGGCCGTGATATAGCAATGCAGCTTGCACATAAAAATTACGATGTTATCATTTCGCGAGGTGGCACTGCAGAGCTTATACAATCTGCTGTTGAGCTTCCCGTCATAGATATATCCATCTCTGTTTACGATATACTTCTGAGCATCAAGCTTGCCGAGAGCTACAACGGAAAATTTGTAATTGCCGGTTTTCCCGGAATCACTGCAAATGCACATCTGCTGTGCGACCTGCTTCAATATGATATTGACATAATCACTTTCAAGGACTCGGCAGATGCAGTCAATCACCTTAAAAAAGCAAAAGAAAACGGCTGCACACTTGTCCTATGTGACGTGACCGGTGCCAGAGCCGCAAAGGATATCGGATTAAATTATAATCTTGTAACCTCTGGCAGGGAAAGCATAGAAAACGCCGTTGCCGAGGCTGTAAAGCTTGTGCACTCTTCCAATTATGTCCACAAGCAGAAGGATCTGTTCCAGTCGCTTCTGACCGAGGATGACCGCGAATTCTTAATTTACTCGCCTGCAGGTACTCTGTGGTTTTCAAGCATCGCAATAGATGAAATGAATACATCGTTGATGAATTTTGTACAGACATACATTAAGTCATTTTTGAAAGTTCCGAACCAGACCGTTTCGCATCAGATACGCGATAACGTCTATACTCTGTACAACCGCCACCTGATTTACGAGGACCAGAAGTACACTGCAATTACTATATGTAAGAGTCCTGCATTAACCGCCGAGGACGACCCTGGATTTCAGATTTACAATATTGACAACACCTCCTCCAACGACTTTGCTGACGCTTACAACGGAACCGGTAAAGCAGGCAAAATAGCGCAGATAGTAGAAGAATACGCTAAAAGCCATCTGCCTGTGCTTATTCTCGGAGAAAACGGAACCGGCAAAGGCAAGGCTGCATCACTTATTTACAAGCAAAGCAACTATAAGCACGCTCCATTTTACAGTATCGACTGTTCTCTGATAAAAGAGCGTAAGTGGCACAGCCTGCTAAACAATGAGAATTCTCCTCTCAACGAAGTGGACAGCACAGTATTTTTTGAAAAAGCCGATGCTCTTAGTCTGGAACAGATTGGTGATTTGTTTCAATATATAGACCAGACGAAGCTTTGCACGAGAATGAGACTCATAGTCTCGCTTTCCACCAACAACTCCAATCAGCCTGCATTTGCCACAATACGCACCTTCATGGAGAACCATCTTTCCTGCCTTACCCTGAATCTCCCACCGCTTCGAGAGCGCATTGACGATTTCTCCGGTATAACCGCGCTCTATCTGCACCGGTTCAATGTCTCCCTCGGGAAACAGATAATAGGCTTTGATGTTGAAGCAATGGAAAAAATGCTCTCGTACAACTGGCCTAACAATCTCGACCAGCTGCAGCATGTCCTTAAAGAGCTTGTCACAATAACAAAGACACCGTATATCTCCTGTGACACTGTAGAAGCCATCCTGAAACAGGAGCCCGACTACGGACGCGTCTTTGATGATTCAGTAAAATTTGATGGAACTCTAGATGAGATAAATTATCAAATCATTCTTCAGGTGTTACACGAAGAACATGACAATAAAGAAAAAACCGCCAGGCGGCTCGGCATAAGCCGAAGCACACTCTGGCGGATCTTGAAGAACAATAATTAA
- a CDS encoding DUF6199 family natural product biosynthesis protein, producing MWWSIGGGIIIFALGMFIFLKPGLIWKLTEEWKSYRADEPSEFYLKTTKIGGILFALFGIIMIMLPVILE from the coding sequence ATGTGGTGGTCTATTGGTGGTGGAATCATAATCTTTGCGTTAGGTATGTTTATCTTCTTAAAGCCGGGCTTAATATGGAAATTAACAGAAGAATGGAAATCTTATCGTGCAGATGAACCATCTGAGTTTTACTTGAAAACAACAAAAATAGGTGGTATTCTATTTGCCCTATTTGGAATTATTATGATTATGCTTCCGGTTATTTTGGAGTAA
- a CDS encoding four-carbon acid sugar kinase family protein — translation MVKLLIIADDFTGALDTGIQFVNKGIATQVFTKMPEAIGDIDETTEVLVIDSETRPMPAAKAYDAVKNITGWAKAIKIPIIFKKTDSALRGNIGSELQAVLDGSRHDKVYFLPGYPKIDRCTVNGTHYIQGQLLEKSVFGQDPFEPVKMSYIPDIIAQQTSLKCACVKRNEALNDIKSDERIVICDVEKHKDIEERLDELQEKDELCIIAGCAALAEALADKLRFDAVKPQSYRKSENFLVECGSLNMITQNQLDYAEKHGFSRIHMTVEQKLQKDYYSTQAGLEFLRKMQEECEKDRCLIIDSIDREEDKKGFMEANKLTMNDVRTLIPTAHGHVADHLAANKQDTTILMTGGDTLMGYMKLIGCTQITPVCEIEQGVVVSNLKNHGFVQQIISKSGGFGTKDVLVKIADKILNQK, via the coding sequence ATGGTAAAGCTGTTGATCATAGCAGATGACTTTACCGGTGCATTGGATACCGGAATCCAGTTTGTGAATAAGGGAATTGCCACCCAGGTATTTACAAAAATGCCGGAAGCTATCGGGGATATAGATGAGACAACAGAGGTTCTGGTTATAGATTCTGAGACCAGACCAATGCCTGCAGCTAAGGCATATGATGCTGTGAAAAATATTACAGGATGGGCAAAAGCAATTAAGATTCCTATTATTTTCAAAAAGACGGACTCTGCGCTCCGCGGGAATATCGGAAGTGAGCTTCAGGCAGTTTTGGACGGAAGCAGACACGACAAAGTTTATTTTCTGCCGGGGTATCCGAAGATAGACCGCTGTACGGTAAACGGAACTCACTACATACAGGGACAGCTTCTTGAAAAAAGTGTATTCGGGCAGGATCCGTTTGAACCGGTAAAGATGTCGTACATACCTGATATTATCGCACAGCAGACATCTTTGAAATGTGCCTGTGTTAAGCGGAATGAAGCTTTGAATGATATAAAAAGCGATGAACGTATCGTAATCTGCGATGTGGAAAAACACAAAGACATAGAAGAAAGGCTTGATGAATTGCAGGAAAAAGATGAGCTTTGTATTATTGCCGGATGTGCCGCACTTGCGGAAGCGCTTGCCGACAAGCTCAGATTTGATGCAGTGAAGCCGCAAAGCTATAGGAAGAGTGAAAATTTTCTTGTGGAATGTGGCAGCTTGAATATGATTACGCAAAATCAGCTTGACTATGCCGAAAAACACGGATTTTCAAGAATCCATATGACCGTAGAACAAAAATTGCAGAAGGATTATTACAGCACGCAGGCGGGCTTGGAGTTTTTGCGCAAAATGCAGGAAGAATGTGAAAAAGACAGATGTCTCATCATTGATTCCATAGACCGGGAAGAAGACAAAAAGGGCTTTATGGAAGCAAATAAGCTGACTATGAATGATGTAAGAACCTTGATTCCAACGGCACATGGACACGTAGCTGACCATTTGGCAGCAAATAAGCAGGATACGACAATACTTATGACAGGCGGCGATACTTTGATGGGGTATATGAAGCTGATAGGCTGTACCCAGATTACACCGGTATGTGAGATAGAACAGGGTGTGGTTGTTTCCAATCTGAAAAATCACGGATTTGTGCAGCAGATAATATCCAAATCAGGTGGGTTCGGAACCAAAGATGTACTGGTAAAGATTGCAGACAAAATATTAAATCAAAAATAA
- a CDS encoding DUF5300 domain-containing protein: protein MNKIIKKQVLATFALVTIMAGVLIGTNCIYAAQDGKETTTIRLINQTYFNVKNIKVTWNDGKEQTVNTLGSHDSIDFSSDAGSVYKMDVTGTTQSGEKFTGHFKGLVGKDTRVFIELDENADVQVFIPQGEID, encoded by the coding sequence ATGAATAAAATAATAAAAAAACAAGTTCTTGCTACGTTTGCATTAGTTACTATCATGGCAGGAGTGTTAATAGGTACTAATTGTATTTATGCAGCGCAGGACGGAAAAGAGACAACAACTATCCGGCTTATAAACCAGACTTATTTTAATGTTAAGAATATCAAGGTAACCTGGAACGATGGCAAAGAGCAGACTGTCAACACACTTGGCAGCCATGATTCAATTGATTTCTCATCAGATGCCGGAAGCGTATACAAAATGGATGTTACCGGAACAACCCAGTCCGGAGAGAAATTCACCGGACATTTTAAGGGACTGGTCGGCAAAGATACAAGAGTATTTATAGAGCTTGACGAGAATGCTGATGTTCAGGTTTTTATCCCACAGGGAGAAATTGATTAA